A portion of the Juglans microcarpa x Juglans regia isolate MS1-56 chromosome 1D, Jm3101_v1.0, whole genome shotgun sequence genome contains these proteins:
- the LOC121261177 gene encoding ras-related protein Rab7-like, with translation MASRRRMLLKVIILGDSGVGKTSLMNQYVNRKFSNQYKATIGADFLTKEVQFEDRLFTLQIWDTAGQERFQSLGVAFYRGADCCVLVYDVNVMKSFDNLNNWREEFLIQASPSDPENFPFVVLGNKIDVDGGNSRVVSEKKAKAWCASKGNIPYFETSAKEGFNVEAAFECIAKNALKNEPEEEIYLPDTIDVAGGRQQRSTGCEC, from the exons ATGGCTTCGCGTCGGCGTATGCTCTTAAAGGTCATTATCCTCGGCGACAGCGG GGTGGGGAAGACGTCGCTGATGAATCA ATATGTGAATCGTAAATTTAGCAATCAGTACAAGGCGACCATAGGAGCGGATTTCCTGACCAAGGAAGTTCAGTTCGAAGATAGGCTATTCACATTGCAG ATCTGGGACACTGCTGGGCAAGAAAGGTTTCAAAGTCTTGGTGTGGCTTTCTACCGCGGCGCAGATTGCTGTGTTCTTGTGTATGATGTGAACGTAATGAAATCATTTGATAATCTTAACAACTGGCGGGAAGAGTTTCTGATTCAG GCAAGTCCCTCTGATCCTGAAAACTTCCCTTTTGTTGTGCTGGGGAACAAGATAGATGTTGACGGTGGGAATAGTCGGGTG GTTTCTGAGAAGAAAGCCAAGGCATGGTGTGCTTCAAAGGGAAACATACCTTACTTTGAGACCTCGGCAAAAGAAGGATTCAATGTTGAAGCTGCTTTTGAGTGTATAGCCAAAAATGCACTCAAGAATGAGCCTGAAGAAGAAAT ATACCTGCCTGACACAATTGATGTTGCGGGCGGACGGCAGCAAAGATCTACAGGTTGCGAGTGTTAG
- the LOC121259487 gene encoding sulfite exporter TauE/SafE family protein 3-like, which produces MAGTGAERWGSRLTGMVVIIAFLVMASVYALAKENLDQKVTEGDETHYVMRLSKSQGQPGRVGHYHVWPDMKLGWKIVVGAIIGFFGAAFGSVGGVGGGGIFVPMLTLIIGFDQKSSTALSKFMIMGGAAATVFYNLRQRHPTLELPIIDYDLALLFQPMLVLGISIGVSFNVIFADWMITILLILVFMVMSTKAFLKGVETWKKETITKKEAALRLQSNGVSNDQEVEVKPLPEGPSGGTRTEETKDSKRPEVSILENIYWKELGILVAVWVIILALQIAKNYTKTCSALYWVLNLLQIPVAAGVSLYEAVSLYKGRRVIASKGGADKNWRVHQLVLYCAGGIVAGIVGGLLGLGGGFILGPLFLEMGIPPQVSSATATFAMTFSSSMSVVEYYLLKRFPVPYALYFCAVAIIAAFVGQHVVTKVIAILGRASLIIFVLAGTIFVSAISLGGVGVVHMVEKIEHKERLGFESLCTY; this is translated from the exons ATGGCTGGAACTGGAGCAGAAAGGTGGGGATCCAGACTGACTGGAATGGTTGTGATTATTGCTTTTCTGGTTATGGCTTCGGTTTATGCTTTGGCAAAAGAAAATTTGGATCAGAAAGTGACCGAAGGAGATGAAACTCATTACGTAATGAGATTATCAAAGTCTCAAGGGCAGCCTGGTCGAGTGGGCCACTATCATGTTTGGCCA GATATGAAATTAGGCTGGAAGATCGTAGTGGGTGCAATAATTGGATTCTTTGGGGCGGCATTTGGGAGCGTGGGAGGAGTTGGAGGGGGTGGAATTTTTGTTCCGATGCTTACGCTGATTATTGGGTTTGATCAGAAATCATCGACGGCTCTATCAAAAT TTATGATCATGGGTGGAGCAGCAGCGACTGTTTTCTACAATTTAAGGCAAAGGCATCCTACTCTTGAGCTGCCCATCATTGACTATGACCTAGCACTTCTATTTCAACCAATGTTGGTGCTTGGGATCAGTATTGGAGTTTCTTTCAATGTGATTTTTGCTGACTGGATGATCACAATCTTGTTAATTCTTGTCTTCATGG TTATGTCAACCAAGGCATTCCTCAAAGGTGTTGAAACATGGAAAAAGGAAACCATAACTAAAAAG GAGGCTGCACTACGCTTGCAATCAAATG GTGTTAGTAATGATCAAGAGGTCGAAGTCAAACCATTACCCGAAGGGCCAAGTGGTGGCACTCGTACAGAAGAAACAAAGGACTCTAAAAGACCAGAG GTCTCTATTCTTGAGAATATTTACTGGAAAGAACTAGGAATTCTTGTCGCCGTTTGGGTCATAATCCTTGCATTGCAGATTGCCAAG AATTACACAAAAACTTGTTCAGCGTTATATTGGGTATTAAACCTTTTACAG ATTCCGGTGGCAGCTGGAGTGTCTTTATATGAGGCTGTAAGCCTGTACAAAGGGCGGAGGGTGATTGCATCCAAGGGAGGAGCAGACAAAAATTGGAGGGTGCACCAGCTGGTTCTTTATTGTGCAGGTGGGATTGTGGCTGGCATTGTTGGTGGCTTGCTTGGTCTTGGTGGAGGATTCATTCTCGGTCCACTTTTTCTGGAGATGGGAATCCCTCCTCAG GTGTCTAGTGCCACGGCCACATTCGCCATGACATTTTCCTCATCCATGTCTGTCGTAGAATACTATCTTCTAAAACGCTTTCCAGTTCCTTATG CTCTCTACTTTTGTGCCGTGGCGATCATTGCAGCTTTTGTAGGACAACATGTGGTAACGAAGGTGATCGCCATATTAGGGAGAGCGTCGTTGATCATCTTCGTTCTTGCGGGCACTATTTTTGTCAGTGCAATATCACTGG GTGGGGTTGGCGTGGTACACATGGTTGAAAAGATCGAACATAAGGAACGGTTGGGATTTGAAAGTCTATGTACATATTAA